From Moraxella sp. K1664, one genomic window encodes:
- the trpC gene encoding indole-3-glycerol phosphate synthase TrpC, translating into MSTPTILQKIVATKHQEIAQARTQISLDELKQKAKSAPAVRGFAKALRAVEQGKIGVISEIKKASPSKGVICQNFNPVATAQGYETAGATCLSVLTDREYFLGHDDHLIQAKNACNLPALRKDFMVDEYHIYESRTLGADCILLIMACLDDETVAQLHKVAIELGMDVLIEIHDEDELIRALKLPKSTHNIYGINNRNLNTFDVDLNTSIRLAKTLRENVGDDALIVSESGIHGADDVHLMQSHGIHHYLIGEQFMKTDNAGLALQNLLKSV; encoded by the coding sequence ATGTCCACACCCACCATTTTACAAAAAATTGTTGCCACCAAACACCAAGAAATCGCCCAAGCTCGCACTCAAATCAGCCTTGACGAGTTAAAACAAAAAGCCAAATCCGCCCCTGCCGTGCGTGGGTTTGCCAAAGCCCTACGAGCGGTAGAACAAGGCAAAATTGGCGTGATTAGCGAGATAAAAAAGGCAAGTCCGTCCAAAGGCGTGATTTGCCAAAATTTTAACCCCGTTGCCACCGCCCAAGGCTACGAGACGGCAGGGGCGACTTGTTTGTCTGTTTTGACCGACCGTGAGTATTTTTTGGGACATGATGACCATCTTATCCAAGCCAAAAATGCTTGCAATTTGCCTGCCTTGCGTAAAGATTTTATGGTGGATGAGTACCACATTTATGAAAGTCGCACGCTTGGGGCGGATTGTATTTTGCTTATCATGGCGTGCCTTGATGATGAGACGGTGGCACAGTTGCACAAGGTGGCGATAGAACTTGGCATGGACGTGCTGATTGAGATTCATGATGAAGATGAGCTAATCCGTGCGTTAAAATTGCCCAAATCTACCCACAACATTTATGGCATCAATAACCGCAATCTTAACACCTTTGATGTGGATTTGAACACGTCCATTCGCCTTGCCAAGACCTTGCGTGAAAATGTGGGCGATGACGCTCTTATCGTGAGTGAAAGTGGTATTCATGGGGCGGACGATGTACACCTGATGCAGTCGCATGGTATTCATCACTACCTCATCGGTGAGCAATTTATGAAAACGGATAATGCAGGGCTTGCGTTACAAAATCTGTTAAAAAGCGTATAA
- a CDS encoding IS110 family transposase, producing the protein MRLLKQTLHKQGKRQMIHYIGIDISKAKFDVAFINPSTNKVKTKVFNNNKAGFDLLLAWLKTNVSNHLDELHIILEATGVYHEHLSEFLDDNNIKQSIVNPNYVRKFADSLGVIHKTDKKDSIILSRYGYSHKPEVWVAPSIEAKQLKALLARLEALKEDLQREQNRQELLLSPNLPDLVKASMQTVISVLQEEIAKLTKDIDDFVDKQPSLKQDKTLLETIDGIGSVIAKEVVCLIHTKQFKKASQMASFLGLIPKQRQSGVFKGATKLSKQGQVSLRAKLYMSAMSAIRYNSTIKAFYERLQQNGKTKMQALCACMRKLVHICFGVIKTQTSFEQQVSLS; encoded by the coding sequence GTGCGTTTATTAAAACAGACACTGCATAAACAAGGCAAGAGACAGATGATACACTATATTGGCATAGACATCAGCAAAGCAAAGTTTGATGTTGCATTTATAAACCCAAGCACAAATAAAGTAAAAACCAAGGTTTTTAACAACAACAAAGCAGGCTTTGATTTACTGCTTGCTTGGTTAAAAACCAATGTCAGCAATCATCTTGATGAGCTACACATCATCCTAGAAGCAACAGGGGTTTATCATGAACACCTAAGTGAGTTTCTTGATGATAATAATATCAAGCAAAGCATTGTCAATCCTAACTATGTCCGCAAATTTGCAGACAGTTTGGGGGTAATCCATAAAACTGATAAAAAAGACAGCATTATTTTATCAAGGTATGGTTATAGCCACAAGCCTGAGGTTTGGGTAGCACCTAGCATTGAAGCCAAACAGCTAAAAGCTCTATTGGCTCGCTTAGAAGCACTCAAAGAAGATTTGCAACGAGAGCAAAACCGACAAGAGTTGCTCTTATCACCCAATCTGCCCGATTTGGTTAAAGCATCCATGCAAACAGTCATCAGTGTCCTTCAAGAGGAAATTGCCAAACTCACCAAAGACATTGATGACTTTGTTGACAAACAACCAAGTTTAAAGCAAGACAAAACCTTACTTGAAACCATTGACGGTATTGGTTCTGTTATTGCCAAAGAAGTGGTATGCTTAATACATACCAAACAATTTAAAAAAGCCTCACAGATGGCTTCGTTTTTAGGCTTAATACCCAAACAAAGACAGTCAGGTGTCTTTAAGGGAGCAACCAAACTGTCCAAACAAGGGCAAGTCTCTTTGCGTGCTAAGCTGTATATGTCTGCAATGAGTGCCATTCGTTATAATAGCACCATTAAGGCATTTTATGAACGATTACAACAAAACGGTAAAACCAAAATGCAAGCCTTATGTGCTTGTATGCGTAAATTGGTACATATCTGTTTTGGTGTTATCAAAACCCAAACATCCTTTGAGCAACAAGTATCTTTAAGTTAG
- the trpD gene encoding anthranilate phosphoribosyltransferase — protein sequence MLDNDHDIHTFLVHTLNTLINGENLSDDDTATLMTLIMTGKCPDVLLSAIITAWRIKGETVDEIAISARVMRSFANAVTLGVDNAVDIVGTGGDGANLFNVSTASMFVVAVCGGVVAKHGSTGVSSRSGASDLLTSAGVNLTLDPSQVADCAKNTGVCFMFAPNHHPAMRHAKAVRGALKVRTIFNILGPLTNPASAPNTLLGVYDVALCEKLAHVMGKLGSRHVWVVHSDDGLDEISLATPTTVSEYKDGKVTTFKIAPTDVGIAMQSLDGLLVGSSDESFDLIKSALQGQTDPRTQKACDIIALNAGASLYLSGVSDSFKDGVALAKQALASGKAWQKMQEFVAFTQTFNH from the coding sequence ATGTTAGACAACGACCACGACATTCACACTTTTTTAGTACACACCCTAAACACCCTAATCAATGGCGAAAACCTAAGCGATGACGACACCGCCACGCTCATGACTCTTATCATGACAGGCAAATGCCCTGATGTGCTACTGTCCGCCATTATCACGGCATGGCGTATCAAGGGCGAGACGGTGGACGAGATTGCCATTTCTGCTCGAGTCATGCGGTCGTTTGCCAATGCCGTTACTTTGGGCGTGGATAATGCGGTGGATATTGTGGGAACAGGCGGAGACGGAGCGAATTTGTTCAACGTATCCACAGCGTCCATGTTCGTGGTGGCGGTCTGTGGCGGTGTGGTCGCCAAGCACGGTAGCACGGGCGTGTCAAGCCGTTCGGGTGCGTCCGATTTGCTCACAAGTGCAGGCGTGAATCTCACCCTTGACCCAAGCCAAGTCGCCGACTGTGCCAAAAATACGGGCGTGTGCTTTATGTTCGCCCCCAATCATCACCCTGCCATGCGTCATGCCAAGGCGGTGCGTGGGGCGTTAAAAGTGCGGACGATTTTTAATATCTTAGGGCCTTTGACCAATCCTGCGTCCGCCCCAAACACCTTGCTTGGGGTCTATGATGTGGCGTTGTGCGAAAAACTTGCTCACGTCATGGGCAAACTTGGCAGTCGCCATGTGTGGGTCGTGCATTCTGATGACGGCTTGGATGAGATAAGTCTTGCCACGCCCACAACCGTATCCGAATACAAGGACGGCAAGGTAACTACCTTTAAAATCGCCCCCACCGATGTCGGCATTGCCATGCAGTCGCTGGACGGTTTGTTGGTTGGTTCGTCTGATGAAAGTTTTGACCTTATCAAATCCGCCCTACAAGGTCAAACCGACCCACGCACCCAAAAGGCGTGCGACATCATCGCCCTAAATGCAGGGGCAAGCCTGTATCTGTCAGGGGTATCAGACAGCTTTAAAGACGGTGTCGCCCTTGCCAAACAAGCCCTAGCAAGTGGCAAGGCATGGCAAAAAATGCAGGAATTTGTGGCATTTACCCAAACGTTTAATCATTGA